The Natronosporangium hydrolyticum nucleotide sequence CGCGATCGCGGTCGGGGCGAGAACAACCCCGTTGGTGCGGCGTACGCCGGTGGTCGGCTGGTCGGCGAGCGTGCGCAGCTCGGTGAGCGTGGCGGCACCCCAGGCGGTGACCTTGTCGACCGGCCGCACCAGGTAGGGCATCCAGAGCGCACCGGCGACCGCGGAGGTGGTGCGGGCCGGCTCCGTGGCGGTGCGCACGGTCACCCGTCGCCCGGTCTCGGCCAGGCACACCGCGGTGGTCAGCCCGCTGACCCCGGCGCCTACGACCAGTACGTCGACCTCAGCCACGCGGGTCAGCGTACCTGTGGTGTCGGGTTTAGGCCGACTGCCGCAGCGACATCACCGCCCACGGCCCGAGTTCGACATCCAGGTCGAGTACGCCGGTGTCGGAGACGGTGATCGTGAACCGGCGCAGCGCGTCGGCGACGCCGCTCAGATGCGCGTGTTCGGCCCGGGAGAGGTTGCGGGGCGACCCGAGCTGGTGGTGGGCTTCAGCCACGTTCCCGTGTGCCCAATCGAGAATCTCGACCAGAAAGGTACGGCCGGGTTCGAGGCCGCCGATCGTGTGGCGGATCCGGCGGCTCGGCCCGACCTCGGCGAGCGGCCGGGTCTGTTCGTACGAGTCTGCCGAGCCGACAGCGCGCTTGCCCATGTCGGCGGGGTAGTTGAAGAAGACCGCGGCGACCGCGGACGTCTCGCTGTTCCGGGTCACGGCCCCGGCCGGTGTCTTGAGGAGCAGCCGGTCGCCGAGCTGGTGGAGCATCGCGAACGCATGGTAGGTGGGTTTGTGGATGCCCCCTTCGGTCAGCAGGCCGAAGCCGCCGTGGAATGGGCCGATCCCGGCGCCGCCCTCCTCGAAGATGTCGGTGAAGGTCCAGTAGGAGATCGAGTCGGCGAGGCTGGCGCACTGTAGGTACGCCCGGGTGATGTAGGTGGCGGCGAAGACCGTGTCGTGGATGGCGTCGCGGGACGACGGCGAGGTCGACCACTCCGAGATGTGGATCTCGGCTTCGGGGTAGGGGCTACTCGCCACGATCTTCCGGAGCAGGGCCAGGTCGTCGGCGGTCGCGTCGACATACCGGGAGATCGGCACCGCGTCGCCGTCGGCTCCGAAGGCATAGTCGGTCGGGTACGTGTGGGTCGAGATGAAGTCGATCGGGAGGTCACGCTCGGCGCACCAGCTGAGGAAGTCCTCGATCCAGACCGG carries:
- a CDS encoding GH39 family glycosyl hydrolase gives rise to the protein MTHDGAHQPPIRIDGEVRAETPLRHIWSECVGAGRANEALRADWQQQFAEVVDNLGFRYIRFHGIFHDDMFVYREAHGGGFGPDRPLASPIYTFSYVDKVFDFILDTGAKPFVELGFMPRELATKTETVFWWGAHCSPPKDMDRWVELVTRSVSHWIDRYGLAEVRRWRFEVWNEPNLVPHFWTGTKTEYFELYRHTVTAIKTIDAELKVGGPATSVFVPDARYQGEVEDRAAMHETAAATDVDALDWRPVWIEDFLSWCAERDLPIDFISTHTYPTDYAFGADGDAVPISRYVDATADDLALLRKIVASSPYPEAEIHISEWSTSPSSRDAIHDTVFAATYITRAYLQCASLADSISYWTFTDIFEEGGAGIGPFHGGFGLLTEGGIHKPTYHAFAMLHQLGDRLLLKTPAGAVTRNSETSAVAAVFFNYPADMGKRAVGSADSYEQTRPLAEVGPSRRIRHTIGGLEPGRTFLVEILDWAHGNVAEAHHQLGSPRNLSRAEHAHLSGVADALRRFTITVSDTGVLDLDVELGPWAVMSLRQSA